A single window of Leeuwenhoekiella sp. MAR_2009_132 DNA harbors:
- a CDS encoding CsbD family protein: MNNDQIEGKWKQVKGKFKEEYGDLTDDDTTHAEGKFDQMLGKLQEKTGKTKEEIKDWIDKQ, encoded by the coding sequence ATGAATAATGATCAGATAGAAGGAAAGTGGAAACAAGTTAAAGGTAAATTTAAAGAGGAGTATGGTGATCTTACAGATGACGATACCACTCACGCAGAAGGTAAATTTGACCAAATGCTTGGAAAACTTCAAGAAAAAACCGGAAAAACCAAAGAAGAGATTAAAGACTGGATCGATAAGCAATAG
- a CDS encoding histidine phosphatase family protein, whose translation MQKLLFSLFILIIFSACNNKTKTLASADTARVTDATYYFVRHADKVRAPNIGNNPPLNANGKARAKFWAKQLKDVDFDAVYSTNFKRTRSTALPTAKQNKLEIKIYEPSEDFYVNFKDTHVGKNVLVVGHSNTIPAFVNAVLGEQKYNEIDDSTFGNLYIVRVKDGVAEAELKDFNSWSKQ comes from the coding sequence ATGCAGAAACTCTTATTTTCCCTGTTTATATTAATCATTTTTAGTGCGTGTAATAATAAAACTAAAACTCTGGCAAGTGCAGATACAGCACGTGTTACTGATGCTACTTACTATTTTGTGAGACACGCAGATAAAGTACGGGCTCCAAATATAGGAAATAACCCGCCACTAAACGCCAACGGTAAGGCACGTGCTAAATTCTGGGCAAAACAATTAAAAGATGTTGATTTTGACGCCGTTTACAGTACAAATTTTAAGCGAACGCGCAGTACAGCGCTGCCCACTGCAAAACAGAATAAACTAGAAATTAAAATTTACGAACCTTCTGAAGATTTCTATGTTAATTTTAAAGATACTCATGTGGGCAAAAATGTATTGGTAGTGGGACATAGTAATACCATACCTGCCTTTGTTAATGCTGTTCTAGGGGAGCAAAAATACAATGAGATAGATGATTCTACTTTTGGAAATCTTTACATTGTACGGGTAAAAGATGGTGTTGCTGAAGCCGAATTAAAAGATTTTAACAGCTGGAGCAAGCAGTAA
- a CDS encoding DUF6503 family protein has protein sequence MKKILPLTFLLICLTACKKEIKNLDSKAIIAQTIARAGGSTIDTSTITFTFRDKFYKASRNYGNFSLERCSDEACKDTLDQLTNSDFKRFVKGKTINLEDSLISNLAGGVNSVHYFSVLPYGLNAEAVKSKKIGEATIKGKTYYKIEVRFAEEGGGEDFEDNYMYWIDTEDFTVDYLAYNYHVNEGGTRFREAYNIREVNGVRFVDYNNYEPLEQFPPLQSLDSLFENGKLRLLSKIELENIEVTACSSC, from the coding sequence ATGAAAAAAATATTGCCACTTACATTCCTTCTAATTTGTTTAACAGCATGTAAGAAAGAAATTAAAAATCTCGACTCTAAAGCCATTATAGCTCAAACCATAGCACGTGCTGGCGGTTCAACTATAGATACATCAACAATCACATTTACCTTCAGAGATAAATTTTATAAAGCATCACGTAATTACGGAAATTTCAGTCTGGAGCGTTGTTCTGACGAGGCTTGTAAAGATACTTTAGATCAATTAACAAATTCAGATTTTAAACGATTTGTAAAGGGTAAAACCATCAATTTGGAAGATTCTTTGATAAGTAATCTTGCAGGGGGTGTAAACTCGGTACATTATTTTTCGGTGTTGCCGTATGGTTTAAATGCGGAAGCAGTAAAATCTAAAAAGATTGGAGAAGCTACTATTAAAGGAAAAACCTATTATAAGATTGAAGTGCGATTTGCTGAAGAAGGTGGGGGTGAAGATTTTGAAGACAATTATATGTACTGGATCGATACTGAAGATTTTACAGTAGATTATTTAGCATACAATTACCATGTTAATGAAGGCGGTACGCGTTTTAGAGAAGCCTATAATATTAGAGAGGTAAATGGTGTTCGCTTTGTTGATTATAACAATTATGAGCCTTTAGAGCAGTTTCCACCTTTGCAAAGTCTTGATAGTCTTTTTGAAAATGGCAAACTTAGGTTGTTATCTAAAATTGAATTAGAAAATATTGAAGTTACTGCTTGCTCCAGCTGTTAA
- the smpB gene encoding SsrA-binding protein SmpB, producing the protein MKQENTINIKNKKARFEYEILDKYIAGIKLAGTEIKSIREGKASIAESFCEFEGNELFVINMTIQEYSHATYFNHQPKSSRKLLLNRRELNKLLKEVKNSGLTIVPLRLFINERGLAKMQIALAKGKKLYDKREVIKDRDSKKRLGQIKKAFNN; encoded by the coding sequence ATGAAACAAGAAAATACAATTAATATTAAAAATAAGAAGGCTCGTTTTGAATATGAGATTCTTGATAAATATATAGCCGGTATTAAACTGGCGGGTACCGAAATTAAATCTATACGCGAAGGAAAAGCATCTATTGCAGAAAGTTTTTGTGAGTTTGAAGGTAATGAGCTTTTTGTGATAAATATGACCATTCAAGAATATTCACACGCTACCTATTTTAACCATCAGCCTAAGAGTAGTCGCAAGCTATTACTTAATCGAAGAGAACTCAATAAGCTTTTAAAAGAAGTCAAAAATAGCGGTCTAACCATCGTACCTCTTAGATTGTTTATTAATGAGAGAGGACTGGCAAAAATGCAGATCGCGCTGGCAAAAGGTAAAAAATTATACGACAAACGAGAAGTTATTAAAGACCGGGATTCTAAAAAACGTTTAGGACAAATTAAGAAGGCATTTAATAATTAG